Proteins from a genomic interval of Lelliottia amnigena:
- the fhuA_2 gene encoding TonB-dependent siderophore receptor, which translates to MKTSHFAICALAGAVTLALHTPAFAQETTIVVSGTDQDSALPGWTNSATKSAVAESKTPQVINTISATEIEQRHANSVNEILRYAPGVSTEVRGNTSYMSEYKIRGFTVEQEYYNGLQLPYNVTGNTKARIDPLLIESVDILKGPASVLYGGGSPGGLVNIQGKKPQKEQHTEVGVNTGTRNLKEGYLDSTGQIADSDWNYRLLGKATEGDDQPHTTRTENYLVAPSVTWQPDSKTRLTLDALAQNTPSLSPSNPLPLSYLRSKYAGRRDYAGDEWSGFKQRQWMLGYSFEHEFDSGWGFNQKARYFDVDTHQRSVYSTGAGSEVYQLNRFAYTTDEDLHSFNIDNQVTKTLTLGGWKHHLLAGFDYQKLNSHFHYRYASATPGINMRDPDYTQISESALGLYTAQKNRLSYQQNGYYLQDQVEFGGLNLLGSVRYDDYRSVTTNYLQNGDKAWVSQDRVTKRLGALYAFENGISPFISYSEGFAPVSPQGTLMAKDVKPTTSKQMEGGVKYLLEEYATTLTASVFNIRQKNVVTTDPGFLNYRQTGEVESKGAELSVVSRPTDNLTLIGNYAYTHAINTEDDKYQGKRPTQVPENAFTLWGDYTFDSTPVKGLNLGAGARYTGPMEIAPTNDQGKLGGTTQYDLAASYRMGEIIPSLEGLTIKASAQNITNKETFTCYDATNCWIGRDRTYQVGASYSF; encoded by the coding sequence ATGAAAACCTCACATTTTGCGATATGTGCGTTGGCAGGCGCGGTCACGCTGGCGTTGCACACGCCCGCGTTTGCTCAGGAAACCACCATCGTGGTCAGCGGGACGGATCAAGACAGCGCGCTGCCCGGATGGACCAACAGCGCCACAAAATCCGCCGTGGCTGAAAGTAAAACCCCGCAGGTGATAAACACGATATCGGCCACGGAGATCGAACAGCGCCACGCGAACTCGGTCAATGAAATTCTGCGCTACGCACCGGGCGTGTCCACCGAAGTGCGTGGCAATACCTCGTATATGAGCGAATACAAAATTCGCGGCTTCACCGTTGAGCAAGAGTATTACAACGGTCTTCAGCTGCCCTATAACGTCACCGGGAATACCAAAGCGCGAATCGATCCCCTGTTAATCGAGAGCGTGGATATTCTCAAAGGGCCCGCGTCTGTCTTGTACGGCGGCGGTTCCCCCGGCGGGCTGGTGAATATTCAGGGCAAAAAGCCGCAAAAAGAACAGCACACGGAAGTGGGCGTTAATACCGGCACACGCAATCTGAAAGAGGGCTATCTGGATTCCACTGGGCAAATCGCCGACAGCGACTGGAATTACCGTCTGCTGGGTAAAGCGACCGAAGGTGACGATCAGCCGCATACCACGCGCACGGAAAACTATCTGGTTGCGCCTTCTGTCACCTGGCAGCCTGATAGCAAAACGCGTCTCACCCTTGACGCGCTGGCGCAAAATACCCCGAGTCTTTCGCCATCTAACCCTTTGCCGCTGTCCTATTTGCGGTCGAAATATGCTGGCCGACGCGACTACGCGGGCGATGAGTGGAGCGGCTTCAAACAGCGTCAGTGGATGCTGGGTTACAGCTTTGAACATGAATTTGACAGCGGCTGGGGCTTCAACCAAAAAGCGCGCTATTTTGACGTCGACACCCATCAGCGCAGCGTCTATTCAACGGGTGCGGGCAGCGAGGTTTACCAGCTCAACCGTTTTGCGTACACCACAGATGAAGATCTGCACAGCTTTAACATTGATAACCAGGTGACCAAAACCCTGACTCTGGGTGGATGGAAACATCATCTGCTGGCGGGCTTTGATTATCAAAAACTGAATTCCCATTTCCATTATCGCTACGCATCGGCAACGCCTGGTATTAATATGCGTGACCCGGATTACACGCAAATCAGCGAAAGCGCATTGGGCCTGTATACCGCGCAGAAAAACCGCCTGAGCTATCAGCAAAACGGTTACTACCTGCAGGATCAGGTGGAGTTTGGCGGCCTCAATCTGCTCGGCAGCGTGCGTTACGACGATTACCGTTCGGTTACCACCAACTATCTGCAAAATGGCGACAAGGCGTGGGTATCGCAGGATCGCGTGACCAAACGACTGGGCGCGCTGTACGCCTTTGAAAACGGAATTTCACCGTTTATCAGTTACTCAGAGGGCTTTGCACCGGTTTCGCCGCAGGGCACGTTAATGGCGAAAGACGTCAAACCCACCACCAGCAAACAGATGGAAGGCGGGGTCAAATACCTGCTGGAAGAGTACGCCACCACGCTGACAGCGTCAGTGTTCAATATTCGCCAGAAAAATGTAGTCACTACTGATCCCGGTTTCCTGAACTATCGTCAGACGGGCGAAGTAGAGTCGAAAGGGGCAGAGTTGTCCGTCGTCAGCCGTCCAACCGATAATTTGACGTTGATCGGCAATTACGCGTATACCCACGCCATCAATACCGAAGATGATAAGTATCAGGGCAAACGACCGACGCAGGTGCCGGAGAATGCCTTTACGCTTTGGGGGGATTACACCTTCGACAGCACGCCGGTCAAAGGATTGAATCTCGGCGCCGGTGCGCGTTACACCGGGCCAATGGAGATTGCGCCGACTAACGACCAGGGCAAACTGGGCGGCACGACTCAGTACGATCTGGCGGCGTCTTATCGTATGGGTGAAATTATACCTTCTCTTGAAGGGCTGACCATTAAGGCCAGTGCGCAGAACATCACCAATAAAGAAACCTTTACCTGTTATGACGCCACAAACTGCTGGATTGGGCGCGACCGTACTTATCAGGTCGGGGCAAGCTACAGTTTCTGA
- a CDS encoding transglycosylase: MGIIAWIVFGLIAGIIAKFIMPGRDGGGFILTCLLGVIGAVVGGWLATMFGVGGSVSGFNLHSFLVAVVGAIVVLAIFRLLRRA; encoded by the coding sequence ATGGGTATCATCGCGTGGATTGTGTTTGGTCTGATTGCCGGTATTATCGCAAAATTCATCATGCCTGGACGTGATGGCGGCGGCTTTATCCTGACCTGTTTACTGGGTGTGATTGGTGCGGTAGTGGGAGGCTGGCTGGCGACGATGTTTGGCGTCGGCGGCAGCGTGAGTGGCTTCAATTTGCACAGTTTCCTGGTGGCTGTCGTGGGTGCCATTGTCGTGCTGGCAATATTCCGGCTACTCAGGCGTGCGTAA